A stretch of Solea senegalensis isolate Sse05_10M linkage group LG10, IFAPA_SoseM_1, whole genome shotgun sequence DNA encodes these proteins:
- the pamr1b gene encoding inactive serine protease PAMR1: MLSAGRGLQLQLLGQTHRGTRTIPWTRSFTSGKEGWLLFVSLFIFISMPQGTAWPYDYRYQNNNCPGPEWNVMCRDCCEYDVIRCKCPLQGTPVGYAVPCCRNAINECDPCIFHPGCSLFENCKRCNNGTWGPRDDFFIRGKYCAECRPGWSGGDCRKCGGIIRKRQGHLVLESYPNNARCEWTIQVDRPFTIELRVMMLSLEFHQSCRYDFVEVRDGDSINARVIARFCGNNRPAPIQSSGNSLHILFESDGFKNFDGFFATFQESSACSSSPCLHDGTCILDSSFTYHCACLAGYTGKRCEHVVGCRRPPVPTHGSTKGVFQHSGARITFHCDPGFELRGYRSAICLSDGTWSAPAPKCVPVERVCTLPPKPTHGDHFLVYGPNDVLIALQYLCYQPYELSGTAQRTCLPNNTWSGTPPVCTTVNNTLTETEKDKDHGKETDSDKDTNTTMEKGEENTTGEKESVGGKDINTGHENSTAVDREDTYTGTIPEESVDVDRKEGEPEERNTGSEKPKDKVDGEDPDNSLNTVEMKEPDVAEQPDEKGGSPDTNTGPEKTDVPDIVVIKDKGQEQDERKEKQVNGKKDAGKVGPNDTKLRTVTTVVENTVEVFELDMTQNHTFIYDVTESKKVNDTKVSPDPGRKSIPTRVNITQYTLYRAGGEENGRAKENPTLEEDKTDVNPVEKTGEELDREIQEKEKEKEKEVNQSFNEKSCPPLPRLYHGYHQVVTGLEPETVELLCNHSYVLSGDSRRTCQPDGTWSGKQPLCLRACREPKVSDLVRQRVLPPQIPSRKTPVFKLYSSMLRSQLQSDAPTKGPPLHPQLPQGFHQLYTHIEYECASPFYHHSGSPRRTCLKTGKWSGRHVSCSPVCGKHPTFDQERPAEAHWPWLAAIYRRSTNGIKAEVTKADSLAGSMKKDGRAGNHNQASDWQLVCSGALVNQRSVVVAAHCVTELGKVYPLDVAKIKVVVGKHYRDDHRESKGLQHLRAASIIVHPNYDPNILDSDMAVVKLLDKARVGEKVLPLCFSESHGEEVISGQGLVTGWSPLPDLSLGADEKARVGLVHLADVVPCEQQYAHKGVPVSVTDNMLCASQKPDYAPSNICPSDTGGILVSPAIPDNQHTQGHGESKKLWRLLGLVSFGYDQGDCDPALYTVYTRVANFKNWIESNMK, from the exons ATTACAGGTACCAGAACAACAACTGCCCAGGCCCAGAATGGAACGTTATGTGCAGAGACTGCTGTGAGTATGATGTGATCCGCTGTAAATGTCCTCTCCAGGGAACTCCAGTGGGCTACGCTGTGCCCTGCTGTCGCAACGCCATCAACGAGTGTGACCCCTGTATTTTCCATCCAG GTTGCAGTCTATTCGAGAACTGTAAGCGTTGTAACAATGGGACATGGGGCCCGAGGGATGACTTCTTCATCCGTGGCAAATACTGCGCCGAATGTCGCCCCGGCTGGTCTGGTGGAGATTGCAGGA agtgTGGGGGAATAATCCGCAAGCGGCAGGGCCACTTGGTGCTGGAAAGCTACCCGAACAATGCCAGGTGTGAGTGGACCATACAGGTGGACCGTCCCTTTACTATTGAGCTCAG GGTTATGATGCTGAGTCTGGAGTTTCACCAATCTTGTCGATATGACTTTGTGGAGGTGCGAGATGGCGACAGCATCAACGCACGTGTCATCGCTCGTTTCTGTGGGAACAACAGACCTGCCCCAATTCAGAGCTCTGGCAACAGTTTGCACATACTCTTCGAGTCTGACGGTTTCAAGAACTTTGACGGATTCTTCGCCACTTTTCAGGAGAGTTCAG cttgCAGCTCCTCTCCCTGCCTGCATGATGGGACTTGCATCCTGGACAGTTCCTTCACTTACCACTGTGCTTGTCTGGCTGGTTACACAGGCAAGCGGTGTGAACACG TGGTGGGATGCCGCAGGCCTCCGGTGCCCACCCATGGATCCACAAAGGGTGTGTTTCAGCACTCAGGCGCACGCATCACTTTCCACTGCGATCCTGGGTTTGAGCTGCGAGGGTATCGTTCCGCCATCTGCCTGAGTGACGGCACCTGGAGTGCCCCTGCCCCAAAGTGTG TGCCAGTGGAAAGAGTCTGCACTCTACCTCCCAAGCCAACACATGGGGACCACTTCCTGGTTTACGGGCCAAATGACGTCCTGATTGCACTGCAGTACCTGTGCTACCAGCCCTATGAACTCAGTGGGACTGCTCAAAGAACCTGCCTCCCGAACAACACCTGGAGTGGGACTCCTCCTGTTTGCACTACAG TAAATAACACTCTCACTGAAACAGAAAAGGACAAAGACCACGGCAAAGAAACAGAcagtgacaaagacacaaacacaactatgGAGAAGggtgaagaaaacacaactggAGAAAAGGAAAGCGTCGGAGGGAAAGACATAAATACTGGTCACGAGAATTCAACAGCAGTTGACAGAGAAGATACATATACTGGGACCATTCCAGAGGAATCTGTGGACGTGGATAGGAAAGAGGGAGAGCCAGAGGAAAGAAATACTGGGTCAGAGAAACCCAAAGACAAGGTGGATGGTGAAGACCCAGATAACAGCCTGAACACAGTTGAAATGAAAGAACCTGACGTAGCGGAGCAGCCCGATGAAAAAGGAGGCAGCCCGGACACAAACACTGGACCAGAGAAGACAGACGTCCCGGACATTGTTGTGATAAAAGACAAAGGACAAGAACAAGAcgaaagaaaagagaagcagGTGAATGGGAAAAAAGATGCGGGCAAAGTGGGCCCAAACGATACAAAGCTGAGGACGGTCACGACTGTCGTTGAGAACACGGTGGAGGTTTTTGAGCTGGACATGACACAGAACCACACATTCATATACGATGTGACGGAATCAAAGAAAGTCAATGACACCAAAGTTTCTCCAGACCCGGGAAGGAAAAGCATTCCCACAAGGGTTAACATTACACAGTACACTCTGTACAGGGCTGGAGGTGAGGAAAATGGGCGAGCGAAGGAAAACCCGACATTGGAAGAAGATAAGACCGATGTGAATCCTGTCGAGAAAACAGGAGAAGAGTTAGATAGAGAGATtcaggagaaagaaaaggaaaaggaaaaggaagtcAACCAAAGCTTCAATG AGAAAAGCTGCCCGCCGCTCCCTCGTCTATACCACGGCTATCACCAAGTGGTGACAGGGTTGGAGCCTGAAACGGTGGAGCTCCTCTGTAACCACTCCTACGTTCTCAGCGGTGATTCTCGTCGTACCTGTCAGCCAGATGGTACCTGGAGTGGCAAACAACCGCTGTGTCTCAGAG CATGCCGGGAGCCCAAAGTGTCAGACCTGGTTAGACAAAGGGTTCTACCACCTCAGATTCCATCCAG AAAGACTCCTGTTTTCAAGCTCTACTCCTCCATGCTGCGCTCACAGCTGCAGTCAGACGCTCCCACCAAAGGCCCGCCGCTGCACCCACAGTTGCCCCAGGGCTTCCACcagctttacacacacatcGAGTACGAGTGTGCGTCCCCATTTTACCACCACTCTGGGAGTCCCCGCCGCACCTGCTTGAAAACAGGGAAGTGGAGCGGGCGTCATGTGTCCTGCTCACCAG TGTGTGGGAAGCATCCAACCTTTGACCAAGAGAGGCCAGCAGAGGCTCACTGGCCTTGGCTAGCAGCCATCTACCGCCGCTCCACCAATGGCATAAAGGCCGAGGTAACCAAGGCAGACAGCCTGGCAGGGTCCATGAAGAAGGATGGCAGAGCTGGCAACCACAATCAGGCCTCTGACTGGCAGCTGGTGTGCAGTGGAGCTCTGGTCAACCAAAGGAGTGTGGTGGTCGCAGCTCACTGTGTGACAGAGCTGGGGAAGGTGTATCCTCTTGATGTGGCCAAGATCAAAGTGGTGGTGGGGAAGCATTATCGTGACGACCACAGGGAAAGCAAAGGTCTCCAACACCTGAGG GCGGCCTCCATTATAGTTCATCCAAACTACGACCCAAATATTCTTGACTCGGACATGGCTGTGGTTAAATTACTGGACAAAGCAAGGGTTGGGGAGAAGGTCCTGCCTCTGTGCTTCTCAGAAAGCCACGGAGAAGAGGTGATCTCGGGACAAGGGCTTGTGACAGGCTGGTCGCCGCTGCCTGATTTGAGTTTAGGCGCCGACGAGAAGGCGAGGGTTGGGCTCGTTCACCTCGCTGACGTCGTGCCGTGTGAGCAGCAGTATGCTCACAAAGGCGTGCCAGTCAGTGTTACAGACAATATGCTCTGTGCCAGTCAGAAGCCTGACTATGCACCCTCGAACATTTGTCCCTCCGACACTGGGGGGATCCTTGTTTCGCCTGCAATCCCTGacaaccaacacacacagggacatggGGAGAGCAAAAAGCTGTGGAGGCTCCTGGGACTGGTAAGCTTTGGTTATGACCAGGGCGACTGTGATCCGGCCCTCTACACAGTCTACACGCGTGTAGCCAACTTCAAGAACTGGATTGAGAGtaatatgaaataa